The window AATACGTATTTCCCATTTCCCTGCAAGGTGTTCAAAAAGGGGATTTTAGTATGGTAATAGGCTTTCCAGGTAAAACTTACGAGTACCTTCCTTCTCAAGATGTAGAAATGAATGTTAAAATGACGAACCCTGCCATCATAAACATACGCCAAGAGCGCTTAAAAATCATCGATCTAGCTATGCGATTGAGCGATACTGTACGCATAAAATACGCTGCTAAATATGCTAACCTCAGTAACGGCTACAAAAAAACTGCAGGGCAACTCAATGGACTTATCCGATTAGAAGCCGTCAAACGTAAGCAAGAATTAGAAGCACAGTTCCAAGCTTGGGCAGATCAACAAGGTGAACCCTACAAAAGTGTATTACCTAACTTTGCAAAACTATACGCTACTCTATCTAAATTAAGCTTAGCTTCTACCTATATCAACGAAGCTCTCTTTGGTATAGAAATACTCAACTACGCAACCAACTTCATAGAGCTGGAGGAAATTGCAAAAAAAGAAAATGCCACAGACCAAGAATTTGAAGAAGCTAAGCGAAGAGTTGCTTCAGGTGTGCATTTACATTTCAAAGATTACGAACCACGTGTAGATAAAAAAGTTATGGAAGCTTTACTCAAAATTTATTTTGAGAACACTACTCCCGCAGAACAGCCCAGCATCTTCGCCGAAATAGAAAAAAAGTACAAAAATAATTTCGCTGAATTTTCTAAACATGTATTTAGCAAATCTTTTATGGTTAGTGAGCAAGAGGTACACAAGTTTTTAGAAAAAGCAAACCGCAAAAACATTCAAAAATTATTAGATGACCCAGCTTACCAAGTAGCAAAATCTATGTGGAATAAATTTTACAAAGAAATTAAGCCTGAATATGACAAGCAAAGTGCAGAAGCCCGTAAACTAAATAAAATCTACATTGAAGGACTGCGCAAAATGCTTCCTGATAAAAAATTTTATCCCGATGCTAATGGTACTCTAAGAGTTACTTTCGGTATTGTTTCAGATTACGAACCCCGAGATGGAGTGCGCTATGAATGGTTTACTACCTTAGATGGCGTAATTGAAAAATCCAAATCTCTTAACCCCGACTATCAAATACCTGAACGTTTAAAAGAACTACACGCTAAAAAAGACTATGGAAGATATGCCAAAAATGGCGTATTACATGTATGCTTTATCGGTACTAATCATACCACAGGGGGCAATTCAGGTAGCCCTGCCTTAAACAAAGATGGACATATCGTAGGAATTAACTTTGATAGAAACTGGGAAGGTACTATGAGCGATATCATGTACGACCCAGCTAAAACGCGTAACATTATGGTAGATATTCGCTACGTGCTTTTTATTATAGACAAATACGCCCAAGCAACCCACCTACTCAACGAAATGAAAATTATTGAATGAACAACCAAAACTTATAAAATTACACTCGCAATTTGTACAAAAAAAGTGTAATTTTGCATAAGGTTAAGGTGGGGTATGCTAATAGATTTGAAAATCCCTTTTGATGAGTTTTTGACTAAGAGTGAACAGTTCAAAATTGCTGCTACGGTTGTAGTAACGGCTGTTTTGTGGTTGTTACGGCGAGTATTATATCGTTTAGTGG is drawn from Bacteroidia bacterium and contains these coding sequences:
- a CDS encoding S46 family peptidase — its product is MFKKPLSVFAAVVFAFTVSCKVALPVPPDEGMWLPVLLKELNEQDMKKRGFRLSAEDIYSVNKSSMKDAVGRFGGGCTSAIISNEGLLLTNHHCGYSYIQYLSSIQNDYLKNGFWAKTKSEELHCPGLTVTFIVSMENVTQKVLENTENIQDELQKQVKINQNIAQIEKEAVKGTHYKARIYPFYYGAEYYLFITEVFTDIRLVGAPPESIGQFGGDTDNWEWPRHGGDFALFRIYADAENKPAPYSQTNVPYKPKYVFPISLQGVQKGDFSMVIGFPGKTYEYLPSQDVEMNVKMTNPAIINIRQERLKIIDLAMRLSDTVRIKYAAKYANLSNGYKKTAGQLNGLIRLEAVKRKQELEAQFQAWADQQGEPYKSVLPNFAKLYATLSKLSLASTYINEALFGIEILNYATNFIELEEIAKKENATDQEFEEAKRRVASGVHLHFKDYEPRVDKKVMEALLKIYFENTTPAEQPSIFAEIEKKYKNNFAEFSKHVFSKSFMVSEQEVHKFLEKANRKNIQKLLDDPAYQVAKSMWNKFYKEIKPEYDKQSAEARKLNKIYIEGLRKMLPDKKFYPDANGTLRVTFGIVSDYEPRDGVRYEWFTTLDGVIEKSKSLNPDYQIPERLKELHAKKDYGRYAKNGVLHVCFIGTNHTTGGNSGSPALNKDGHIVGINFDRNWEGTMSDIMYDPAKTRNIMVDIRYVLFIIDKYAQATHLLNEMKIIE